The nucleotide sequence ACAATTTCAACTGCTAAAGTgtacttttcgatttttgatgaatttttgaaaatcaacgacccaaaaatgagaaaaaaaatcaaaattttaccaaattgactaaaaaagctgaaattttgggatagccctattttcgacatgccaaatcgattggaaactgtttcaaaccgttttgagcagttctggagcctccagcagatttttgaaacttgaaatttaatgaaaatttctttaatcagagtttggaaatccaaaaatcactCTGCACTTGATCATTAACACACTATCAAGTCGACTACTACCGAGTATAAggcattttggagcctccagcgagttttcgaaaattactggagcttccagaagatttttaaacgctcgaaatttccatacaaCTTTATCAAACAGAGCtgtaaatccaaaatttactctgcatttcaacttttatacgCTATGATTCGACTGCAGgttgatttcaaatcgttttggagccttcagcgagttttcgaaaattactggagcctccagaagatttttaaacgctcgaaatttccataaaactttatcaaacagagctggaaatccaaaatttactctgcatttCAACGTGTATACGCTATGATTCGACTGCAGGttgatttcaagtagttttggagcctccagtagatttttgaaacttgaaatttccacacaatTTCATCAGATGCGGTTGGCTTGGAAAGCAGGAATTTATtctataaaataatttcaatactctttgCAGCCAACCggagggggatttcaagtcgttttagagcctccagcggcttattggaaactactggagtctccagcagattttttaaacgtgaaatttcgacaaaatcgTAATTGGAGGGCAGAGTTACTTCCGGATTTCCggctccatttgataaaattttgtaagtagaaatttcaagtttcaaaaatctacttggaggctccagtaattttcaaaaaaccgccggagactccaaaatgactcaaaccacTTCAGTGCTAGACTAATAATAGCATGatcaagttggagtgcagcgtaaaACACACTTcaaagaaattttgtaaaaatttcgattttcaaaaactgctggagcctccagaacggctcaaaacgggttgaaaccgtttccaatcgatttggcaggtcgaaaatagagtatatattataaatttcagaaatttcagattttctatgtcaatttggtaaaatttagattttttttctcgaaaaaataagcctttgaattttcatcaaaacttcctcaaaaatcaactaattgtaagtttgaaaattttgcttatgGTGTATTTTGTGTTAATCTTTCGATTCCCCtatgaaaatgaactttgaaaaatgaagccaTTTACAggcaaaaagcaataaaatattGATACCTAAGcttactgaaaatgaaattaaaaacaaaattacttatagtttcagaaaataaaaaaaaaaaaaaaaggtgaaaaaaccAAATCTTAAAATCACagctttgatttaaaaaaaaaaatggaaaatggaacCTTTGAGCTCggaatacaatttttaaaaaacatagaaaaaaatgcaacttagcatctgaaattttagaatgtTATTTAaagacgaaattaatttttgaaaattgattaacaatgtgaaattctgaaaattaatgtTAAATCTCATACTTTGGAGGAAAAgctggattttaaaaaattcaccaaaaatcgaaatttttaaatgaaatctacctgcaattgacttcatagcgtattgaaattagtttacacaTGCCAACtgcattattgatgaaattcggtgggaatttcaagtttcaaaaatctactggaggctccgaaaattttcaaaaattcactggaggctccaaaatgacttgaacccacttgcaGTCTACTtgataatttgttgaaattggaatgcaaagcaaatttccaatttccaattgtggttggtaaaatttaatgggaatttcgagctttgaaaaatctgctggaggctccagtaatttccaaaatgtcgctggaggctccaaaacgacttgaaatttatctgcagtcgacttcatagcgtactGAAGcgagtttacagaatgaatttcgactttctaactacatttggtgaaattttgtggacatttaaaacttcaaaaatctactaggggttccaaaaattttcaaaaatttgctgaaggctccagaactgctcaaaacggtttcaaaccatttcaaatcaatttgatagttcgaaaatagggtaggtGGGTACATATATCTCGAATgccagctttctaggtcaatttggcaaaattttgatttttttctcatttttggctcaaattcgatttttaaaaattcaccaaaaagttgagaaaaaagttgtctctaAGGATGGGGAGAGGGGTGTAATAATTCCTCTTGTCATATATACCGTACTAAATGTTTACGTATTACGAAGTGTTTTATGGatagaattaaattttcctATAGGATCACCCAAACCGACGATAGAATGGCATAGGACCAATGTACCTGATCGCATCAAATGGCACGAAGCAAAGAACCGAGAAATAACAAATGATAATACAAtattaaaaatctggaattgTGATGAATCCGATGCTACATCTTATACTTGTGCAATATACCACAAAGTACCAAACTCGAGGATCATAATGCATGATTTCCACAGATTCATTCTTCATTTAGAtgatagtaagtacatatatgtatactcgtagatctagataggtattaggtactaaGCACAGATAGGTAGTAAATTAATTTTCGCATACACCTATTTCATGACGTGAAAACATAGGTACAAAGTTGGATGGATCGCGAGAAAgtcaaaagattttttcatcaaatataggtacgtattacTTTAACGTTAAtttcttttcaagttgaaagtcttcacttgacaaaaaaaatctacctacaTGATAATTTCTTCCTTTTCAGAACCATCGTATTCCAGTTTTTGGTTACATTTAATATCTGTATCAATATTGATCGCGGTTTTGCTAGCCGGTTTCGTCATCTATCGAATTCTACAAGTGAGCCAACTTCATTATTTTTCCTGCCCCCTGTATCACAatgagtagaaatttttttagaactggATGAAGCTACATAATTATatcgaaagattatgcaaaaaaacccattttgtttcaatattcaaaaattcgctgaagtCTCCataactgctcaaaatggttccaaaatgttttcaataaattcgggCAGAGGATGGTTCAACGTACCTAACTGCAGTTTCCTAGATCGATTcgacgtttcaattttttccccatttttggaccaaatttgattttcaaaaattttcgtcaaaaatcaaaaaatgagcttcagaaattttggctagtgatattcgttttgcatgctctttcgattcgGCTTTGTTTGGTCTGAAAATTTCTAGTTAATTTGGATACCTTTCTTATTAGTTATTAGGTATAAGACACTTGAATAAAATCAATTAATCAATTTACAATTAATTTCTCTATATGCCTGAAGAAAACAAGAATACGTCTAGAAAATAAAACAGCCGTTAAAAACAACTTCATATTTGCATAAtcgagaaaatttccaactgcaggtgggtacctaatttaaatgtTTATTACCAAAGTACTTACATCAATATTCAGATCATTAGATCCAGTATACCTATTTTATAGTTAtacagcattttttaaaat is from Planococcus citri chromosome 1, ihPlaCitr1.1, whole genome shotgun sequence and encodes:
- the LOC135846854 gene encoding fibroblast growth factor receptor-like 1 encodes the protein MNKSMHLFMLTVLLWIINLHGATTTTDSSEPEGDGDPCKTGHLRFHEDTAQTKMVVCPRGGSVEMKCQACGSPKPTIEWHRTNVPDRIKWHEAKNREITNDNTILKIWNCDESDATSYTCAIYHKVPNSRIIMHDFHRFILHLDDSTKLDGSRESQKIFSSNIEPSYSSFWLHLISVSILIAVLLAGFVIYRILQKTRIRLENKTAVKNNFIFA